A genomic window from Anoplolepis gracilipes chromosome 6, ASM4749672v1, whole genome shotgun sequence includes:
- the LOC140667075 gene encoding protein BTG2, with translation MRLEIVSAADFLVHLLRLQAGQLSERQLEMFKSSLTEVLRHRYRDHWFPDRPNRGSGYRCIRINGKMDPVIAQAGANVGLLPTVLHSLFPSELTMWIDPSEVSYRIGENGSICVLYERTEPENPEEISSQQHHHQQQHQHQHQQHQHQHQQHQHQHQHQHQHQHHHQSQQHQQAPTLPPPPPQQPPPLAQQQQQQQFESCKDSLLLEHPQFSEQIAAYVSS, from the coding sequence ATGAGACTGGAAATCGTGTCGGCGGCGGATTTTCTGGTGCACTTGCTGCGCCTGCAGGCGGGTCAGCTGTCGGAACGGCAATTGGAAATGTTCAAGTCATCGTTGACGGAGGTGCTGCGCCATCGTTACCGGGATCACTGGTTCCCGGATCGGCCAAATCGCGGTTCCGGTTACCGTTGCATACGCATCAACGGTAAAATGGACCCGGTGATCGCTCAAGCTGGCGCAAACGTCGGTTTGCTGCCGACCGTGCTGCACAGCTTATTTCCGAGCGAGCTCACCATGTGGATCGACCCGTCGGAAGTATCGTACAGAATCGGCGAGAACGGTTCCATCTGCGTGCTGTACGAGCGAACCGAGCCCGAGAATCCGGAAGAGATCTCATCCCAGCAGCACCATCACCAACAGCAGCATCAACATCAGCATCAACAGCATCAACATCAGCATCAACAGCATCAACATCAACATCAACATCAACATCAACACCAACACCATCATCAATCGCAGCAACATCAGCAAGCGCCGAcactgccgccgccgccgccgcagCAGCCGCCACCGCTGgcgcagcaacagcagcagcagcaattTGAGAGCTGCAAAGACTCCCTATTATTGGAGCATCCGCAGTTCAGCGAGCAGATCGCTGCGTACGTCTCCAGCTGA